From Brassica rapa cultivar Chiifu-401-42 chromosome A06, CAAS_Brap_v3.01, whole genome shotgun sequence:
TAAGTTTGATCTAGAGAGAGAGCTTGTTTTTTCACTTGTTCTTCTTCTGTGTGTTGTTGTTGCTTCTTTTGAATCCGGGCTTTTCGATTAGTATAATGATAATGTATACTTGCCTTCCATCACATTAATGAAGATTACAGTTTTTACAAAGGATGGAAGAAACTACTATAAGCTTTCTTCTATAGCATATCCAGTGATCTTCCTTGGTTGCATGTTCTGATTCAAAGTCTTTGAGCTTCAATGGTGTCTACTGTGGTCTTACAGTTATGTTCTTTAACTCTTATCCTGCATAGTTTAACGAAGTAAGGCCCATGAAGAGTCTCATCTCCAGCCCAAACAGAGACGCCGTTTCTGTATAGATCATTTGCACTACAAGCCGTTTTCACGTAGAGTAAACGACGCGCATGATTACAGAGAAACATCGAAACAGTGGTGAAAGATAAATTTCCTTGTCGATCGCGACCAGTAGACCGGTCAGAGCAAAGCGGAACAagtagaagagaagagaagagtgaTTCATTCGCTTCTATTCCAAgacaaagttttgatttttctaaAGATAGAACAAGTCGGAGAAGAGAAGATGGACAACAAAAACGTCGTCGTTTGCGACAACGGCACCGGCGTATGTTTCTtctcatttctctctctcttttttttctcttactcTGATCTTCTTATATCTCTTGCCGTTGATCTCACGAGCTCTTTAGTTGAATCTGATCAAttctttataaaaaatctcACCTTTGTTTCCTTAGCTGGGGTTGTCTAGGATCTAGTCTGCAAAAACTGAAACTTGGGCGTGTGTAAATGATCTTTCTTTGTAATTGAAATCGTTATCTGATGTGTTTTTTTAATGGCGATTTCAGTATGTGAAATGTGGGTTTGCTGGAGAGAATTTTCCGACATCTGTTTTCCCTTGTGTCGTGGGAAGGCCGTTGCTTCGTTATGAGGAATCACTCATGGAGCAGCAACTGAAGGTTCGTCCTACATTGTGGCTTTTCCTTTTACAAAAAAGTTTAGATCTTTTACTTGCATACCATTTGTTTTCATTTAGGATATAGTTGTTGGGGAGACTTGCGCTGAGCTCAGGCATCAACTGGATATAAACTATCCTGTCCACAATGGTATTGTCCAGAACTGGGAAGATATGGAACATGTTTGGGATCATGCCTTCTACAACGAGTTGAAAGTAACATTCCTTCTCCAGGCAACTTGGTTTTCCACATTTGCTTGACTGACGCTTTGGTTATTGACAGATCAATCCATCAGAATGTAAGATATTGCTCACCGATCCACCACTTAACCCCTCCAAGAACCGTGAAAAAATGGTACCATACTTTGTCAAGTCTTGGTGGTGACTAGTTGCATTGATGGTTGTTGGAGTAGTTAACTGGTTCAGTTTGTGAAACAGATTGAGACAATGTTTGAGAAGTACAATTTCGCTGGCGTTTTCATTCAGATCCAAGCCGTTTTGACTCTGTATGCTCAAGGTGCTTATGGGGACTATTGAaggtttatattttcttttatgtgTTTGTGTAGTCAGTCACCTGTGCAAAAGAATGTATCGGCAGTTCATTTATATTGTTTAATTATTGGTTTCAGGTTTGCTAACTGGTTTGGTTATTGATTCTGGTGATGGTGTTACTCATGTGGTAAGCTACAGAATCTGTAACTTTTGGATAGAGTTTTGCTTATTAAGCACTTAGCCGTCTTGGCCTCACATCTTAGGTTCCGGTGGTTGACGGTTACTCTTTCCCTCATCTTACCAAAAGAATGAATGTAGCTGGCAGACACATCACAGCATATCTTGTTGATCTTCTTTCTCGAAGAGGGTGAGAAACCGATTCACAAATTCAAATTCTGGAACTTTATTAACGTTTTGATGATATATGATGTGATTTAAACACAAAGTTGTTTGTTCATCAGATATGCGATGAATAAAACGGCTGACTTTGAGACTGTTAGGGAAATTAAAGAGAAGCTCTGCTATATAGGGAAAGCGACCTCTTCTTAGTTCTCCTCTCAATATATGTGTAGTAATTAATTACAAGAAGTGGAAATAAAATCTATTAGTTTTTGTCTTTGTTTGCAGTTATGATTATAAGAGAGAGTGTGAGCTTGGTCTGGAGACAACCATCCTTGTTAAGAATTATACTGTCAGTTCTCTGTTCTACTATTAACCTGCTTATGTAAATGTTAAGCTAATAGATTCTAGATTCTAGATTCAAAGACATTATCTCCCAGTTAATTGCTTTCCTAACAACTAATCTGTTGAGCTTTTGTTCTGTAAGATCAGCTTCCAGATGGGAGAGTCATCAAAGTAGGCACTGAAAGATTCCAAGCACCTGAAGCGCTTTTTACACCGGTATTACCTTAATCTATGGCTTTGCCAATTTTTCTCTCGAGAGAGGCTGATCACAGAACATAATCTTTCCTCTTTCAATGGTTTTATAGGAACTCATTGATGTTGAAGGTGATGGAATGGCAGATATGGTTTTCCGATGTATTCAAGAAATGGATATTGATAACCGCATGACGGTACTTGCGCCTCTCACGCTTGCTTCTTATTTAAACAACTAATCTTAGTTTTTCTCAAACCCTTTGCTCTATTTTTATACAGCTCTATCAACACATTGTTTTAAGCGGAGGAAGCACCATGTATCCAGGATTACCTAGCCGGTttgtctcttcttctttttagtgtgtgtgtgttttcaaAATCCAACAGGAAGCTCGATGGCTTTCTCTTTTAACGTGCTCTGTCTTCTCTTTGTTTCATCAGTCTCGAGAAGGAAATCCAGGATCGGTATCTGGATACAGTTCTAAAAGGAAACAAAGATGGCTTAAAGGTAAAATATCCCGTTTAAGTTCATGATCACTGTCTCATTGCCATGTTTTTTAGCAtatccttttgttttttttgggtcaaatcaGAAACTCAGATTGAGGATAGAGGATCCACCTAGAAGGAAACACATGGTATACCTAGGAGGCGCTGTTCTTGCAGGAATCATGAAGGTTAAAAAAATGCTTTATCTTTCACAACACGAAACCCTGAAACTATAGTAAGTGAAATGATTGTTTTAAGAGAAATGTTGTTGAATGGTTTATGTTGCAGGACGCACCAGAGTTCTGGATCAATAGAGAGGACTATCTTGAAGAAGGGATTGGTTGCTTAAATAAGATGAGCCAAGCTTGATAATACTCTAAACATCAACACTTGAAGCTTAACTTGAGAGGACTGGTTATTGTCTCtatgttttttgttgttatttgtTTTTGGCTTAAACAGAAACGCATTTTCATTCAttgattaaagaaaaacaatatctCTTGAGTAGAAGCAACTGAGACAATAATACTGAAAGataattttgttgttttgaaatcCTTATTTCTTGCCACACAAGGCAAGATCGCTCTTGAAGGGTCTGAAATTCAAAGCATTGAAACCATAGATACAGAGATTAGACCGTTTAGACTTAAACACGACTTGATCCGTCGTGGTTCTATAACCAGGTACGTTGCAAGAAATATCCGAGGAGCTTCTTCTCCCGACCAAACTCGCTTGACAAGAACTCGCGAGACTATCCACGTCAGCGCAATCTAGAGAAGTTGTGGCTACCTTGTAGAGACCGAACTCGTTAGTGGTTCTGTTTGCAGAGAATGTTACCATCTCGTTTGTTGTCGACGAAGCTGATTTGAATCTGCAGACTATTCTTACTTCCACTCCTGCGTCAAGAAAACGTTAGATACAGAGTTTTTGCAAGAGAATCTTCTTAGtgatgtttttgttatttttctctCTTAATTACCAGACATGAAGTAACTGTGTCTGGAGAAAGTGTTGTTGGAGCAGACATCGCAGTAAACAAAACCCATTACAGTTACTTCTGCATTTGGCTTGGCTGATGAATGTTTTGGAGAAAGAGAGTTTACTAACAGAAGCTGCagaagaacaaacaaaaacattatcaACTTCTTCTCCATCTTGACAACAGTTTTGCTTTTTGTTTATATGGTTGATGTAAGAAAGAGTATGGAACAGTGTGTTCACTGAACTAGCTTGAAGCTTCAGTTGTATTCACTTGTTCCTTTATATACAGAGATTTATGCAGACGCGTATCTAACATTAATTTTGAGGACAGTATAAAAGTTGTTGGGGTCCAAAGAGAGGCGCATATGGAGTGAAGATTTTAATTGAGAGGAGAAGAATAGAATTGAATGCAAAAGCATAGAAGATAGTGGAAACACACTGACTGAAAGCGAAGGTTATAAATGAGAGAGTTAAGTGGGAGATAGCGAAAAGACAGTGAGAAGTTAGGTGAGATGACATTCATTGAAACCTCATGCTCTTTGTTTCTTCTGGAGTTTTGTATATAATTCCCAAATATTAGCTATCTGTAAAGGAGAAAGTGGAGAGAAAGGGAATGCCACTTATGTCTTATGCATGGACCATATACTTTGCATATCAAAAGTGTTGGTACAGGTTCATTACTGGTTTTTGGTTAGTGCTGGACCGGATTAAGATTTGTTGGCACAAGGTTTTGGCAGATAACTGATAGAGAAAATAAACAGGTCTTAAGAATATGTTACTAGAATTCttggaaacaaaaaaagaatctaCTCTTTATATTAAGTTGCTCCAAACAAGAGTTTTCATCACAATGCAAGAGATAACGACTTCAAGAAACGCCATTGATGAAGCTTTCTTTAAACTTTTGATGAATACAAAACATGAAGCGTGAGAATGGTAACTTATGTTTTTAGGGTCTTCTAGCAAAAACCACAATGAAACAAGACTTTAAAGACGCTTCTAAAGTCTTCTCTTTCAGATTTGAGGTTTGCGACTTATTCTTCTTTCACATTATGGTACATGAGCAAAGGCTTCTTTGTTgagcttcttcctcttcaatTTTCTTCTCTGCAATGGACCAAAGAAACCCAATGATATTAGGAGTTTTGTACTGTTTATCTTTCAAGAAGTCCTAAGCATTCATTACACAAACAAGGTGTACAGAGACAAGAAATCAAGAGAACAAAACCTGGTCTTGCTTTTGTTGGAGACAGTTGAACGACAACGTGCATTGTAATGACGGATTTAGGGAGATCATCAAATGGAGCTTTACACTGAGCAACAGTTTTACCATTCTCCAAAATCTTACCAGCATTTATCAGCTTGATGTCACTAGCTGCTTTTGGAACAATCTTCTTGTCTAGAAAAcaacacattaaaaaaaacccCAAAATTAGATTACTAGTCAACAACTACCAGTAGTAAATAAAATGTTTGAGATACGAAACTGAGTTCATCCTAGAGTCTCTAAAGAGAGGTTTGGTGTAAGGACAAGTGATTAGTAAGTAAAGTCAGATCTATTACTACTAGCCTACACTTTTGTCTGATCTTTGTCTGTCAAGCCACAACTGAAGAAACTGTTCAAGAAATGGATGAAGCAGACCTAGAAAACTTAACTCTGACACCAAATCTAAAGCTATCAAGAGAACTTGGTACTAAAGACCTCTAAGCTCACCTTTAGGCCATTCAGAGACGAGTCTCTCCTTGAGCATTGCTACAGTGGCGGTTGGAGAGTACTGAAACGGACCGACATCAGAACCGTCATATAACCGGAATTTAAGCTCTACCAAATCTTCCTCCGGCATTTGATTTCTCTTTCCTCCCAACAAACACACAGAAAACTCTCAGGTGATTTCAGAAGAAACAATCCAACCCAAATGAGACCACAACCTTCCCTGTAATAATATGAGCAAAGAGAGATTGTCAATTTCAAAGGATGTCGAAATCAAGAACTTGGACAATAGAAGAAGATCGTTAATCAAACTGCAAGGatgtatatatatcaaaaatccATCAACAAGAAGAAATattttctaagaaaaaaaaaatcaaaatttttaacttaaaactCACAACACAGAAATGTAACTCGAAACTAAACATTCAAATCAAATGTAAGTAGAAATTGGGAATATTTGTACAGTTAATTAGACACCTATAAAGACAAAGATAAAAGTAGAATGGGACACTAAACCttagggagagagagagggagatccAACAAGCAGCAGAGTCTTCTGGGTAGGAAACAAACCCTTAAAACGGTTATGACATAACCTTCAAAGTCTTTGGTCGTATTGCTCTCTCTGCTTTTGTGATATTTCTTCTTCAGGATTGCCGCGTTACAGGGAATCCCTGACaagttgaagaagataaagacaACAACTTTGTGGAAAAG
This genomic window contains:
- the LOC103875257 gene encoding actin-related protein 2, whose protein sequence is MDNKNVVVCDNGTGYVKCGFAGENFPTSVFPCVVGRPLLRYEESLMEQQLKDIVVGETCAELRHQLDINYPVHNGIVQNWEDMEHVWDHAFYNELKINPSECKILLTDPPLNPSKNREKMIETMFEKYNFAGVFIQIQAVLTLYAQGLLTGLVIDSGDGVTHVVPVVDGYSFPHLTKRMNVAGRHITAYLVDLLSRRGYAMNKTADFETVREIKEKLCYIGYDYKRECELGLETTILVKNYTLPDGRVIKVGTERFQAPEALFTPELIDVEGDGMADMVFRCIQEMDIDNRMTLYQHIVLSGGSTMYPGLPSRLEKEIQDRYLDTVLKGNKDGLKKLRLRIEDPPRRKHMVYLGGAVLAGIMKDAPEFWINREDYLEEGIGCLNKMSQA
- the LOC103875258 gene encoding membrane-anchored ubiquitin-fold protein 4: MPEEDLVELKFRLYDGSDVGPFQYSPTATVAMLKERLVSEWPKDKKIVPKAASDIKLINAGKILENGKTVAQCKAPFDDLPKSVITMHVVVQLSPTKARPEKKIEEEEAQQRSLCSCTIM
- the LOC103875256 gene encoding pollen-specific protein-like At4g18596; amino-acid sequence: MEKKLIMFLFVLLQLLLVNSLSPKHSSAKPNAEVTVMGFVYCDVCSNNTFSRHSYFMSGVEVRIVCRFKSASSTTNEMVTFSANRTTNEFGLYKVATTSLDCADVDSLASSCQASLVGRRSSSDISCNVPGYRTTTDQVVFKSKRSNLCIYGFNALNFRPFKSDLALCGKK